From the genome of Scytonema hofmannii PCC 7110, one region includes:
- a CDS encoding group II intron reverse transcriptase/maturase, which yields MIRHSSNISESWKTLPWKQFRRNLFRLQRRVYKAVCVGDLRKARSLQKLILKSTSAIMLAIRQVSQLNAGKKTPGVDGIAKLSFEQRFQLAEELRKSGTQWQHQGLREIPIPKKNGKTRMLKVPTMSDRAWQCLVKYALEAAHEATFHARSYGFRIGRSTHDAQKFLFDNLSSKAKGISKSVIELDIKKCFDRISHNTIMDRLIAPKSIKLGIFRCLKAGVNPEFPEQGTPQGGVVSPLLANIALNGIEEIHKSVRYANDMVIILKPQDDADKVLGRIKQFLADRGMEISEEKTKLTKATDGFDFLGWHFKVQGNGKFRSYPSEDNFKTFRKKVKAIINNSKYGAIEKAKKLAPVVRGWRNYHRYCRMDGARFSLYHIETRALKVFNKEQKQNRDSSKKLLDKAFPPVPYSENKHIIVRENKSPFDGDIVYWSERNSKLYDNKTSAALKRQNHKCAACGMRLLSDERVHLHHIDGNHENWRKDNLIAVHESCHDYLHIGKRET from the coding sequence ATGATTAGACACAGTAGCAATATTAGTGAATCCTGGAAGACGTTACCGTGGAAGCAATTCCGTCGTAATTTATTCCGTCTACAAAGAAGAGTTTATAAAGCCGTTTGTGTTGGTGATCTCCGGAAAGCGCGGTCTCTACAGAAACTAATTCTGAAGTCCACCTCAGCAATTATGCTGGCAATCCGACAAGTATCTCAGCTTAACGCGGGGAAAAAGACACCGGGAGTTGACGGGATAGCAAAACTCTCATTCGAGCAACGCTTTCAACTTGCAGAGGAACTGAGGAAATCCGGGACACAGTGGCAGCACCAAGGTCTGCGTGAAATACCCATTCCAAAGAAGAACGGCAAAACCAGGATGCTTAAAGTACCCACAATGAGCGACCGCGCTTGGCAGTGTCTGGTGAAATACGCATTGGAAGCAGCACACGAGGCTACATTCCACGCTCGGAGTTATGGATTCAGGATAGGAAGATCGACACATGATGCTCAGAAATTCCTATTCGATAATCTAAGCTCCAAAGCCAAGGGAATATCAAAAAGCGTTATAGAATTGGACATCAAAAAGTGTTTTGATAGGATAAGTCACAACACAATTATGGATAGACTTATCGCCCCAAAGAGCATAAAACTCGGTATATTCCGATGCCTCAAGGCGGGGGTCAATCCAGAATTTCCCGAACAAGGGACACCGCAAGGTGGCGTTGTCAGCCCGCTTCTGGCAAACATTGCCCTAAATGGTATCGAGGAAATCCACAAGTCAGTCAGATACGCCAATGACATGGTAATTATACTTAAACCACAGGATGATGCGGACAAGGTACTTGGAAGGATTAAACAGTTCCTTGCTGACAGGGGGATGGAGATTAGTGAAGAAAAGACCAAGCTAACCAAAGCGACAGATGGATTTGATTTTTTAGGCTGGCACTTCAAAGTGCAAGGTAACGGGAAATTTCGGAGTTATCCCTCAGAGGACAACTTTAAAACTTTCCGAAAGAAGGTTAAAGCCATAATCAACAACTCAAAATATGGTGCCATAGAGAAGGCTAAAAAGCTGGCTCCTGTGGTCAGGGGTTGGAGGAATTACCACCGCTATTGCAGGATGGATGGAGCGAGGTTCTCGCTATATCACATTGAAACAAGAGCACTCAAGGTATTCAACAAGGAACAAAAGCAGAATCGCGACTCCAGCAAGAAATTGTTGGACAAAGCGTTCCCTCCAGTTCCTTACTCCGAGAATAAACACATAATCGTAAGGGAGAACAAATCCCCCTTCGACGGTGACATAGTTTACTGGAGTGAACGTAACAGTAAGCTGTACGACAACAAAACCTCTGCTGCCTTAAAACGGCAGAACCATAAATGTGCAGCCTGCGGAATGAGACTACTCTCCGATGAGCGCGTTCACCTTCATCACATAGATGGGAATCACGAAAACTGGCGTAAAGATAATCTAATAGCAGTGCATGAAAGCTGCCACGATTATTTGCACATAGGCAAAAGGGAAACCTAA
- a CDS encoding type II toxin-antitoxin system HicB family antitoxin — MKQFKIVIEKHPDGYVAYPIGVVGAIVGQGDTYEEALSDVKSAISCYIEVFGKEMLEETPSIEVFIAEAGIAI; from the coding sequence GTGAAACAGTTTAAGATAGTAATCGAAAAACATCCAGATGGATATGTGGCTTACCCAATTGGTGTAGTGGGAGCGATTGTTGGACAAGGAGATACTTATGAGGAAGCATTATCTGATGTCAAGTCAGCGATCTCCTGCTATATCGAAGTATTTGGCAAGGAAATGTTAGAGGAGACTCCTTCGATAGAAGTGTTCATTGCTGAAGCAGGGATTGCGATCTGA
- a CDS encoding RNA-guided endonuclease InsQ/TnpB family protein — MYKTLPVKARFTDIEEAFWIDQCQHANSLINCALYHVRQTHYSRLEESDNAFTTYWRGDELRHGWKTYKCFTTYPELDKVLKDNPHYKALAAQAAQQTLKSVGESITSYNGLVNAYYRGEVDRPALPQYRKSGGLAAVTFPRQALTYKDGCFYPSISRETKPHLLTEIALPLPEFIDSDWVKEVTVRPCYGQLWIDWVIDDGKQIVEINPNLDYTQAWSFDHGGNNWLTGVSTLGQSLIIDGRKLSSMNQAYCRIVAKYKQGKSDFYWDSNLDRIQRKRNNQMRDAINKAARFIINRCLADGIGNLIIGWNEGQKNGSDMGKRGNQNFVPIPTARLIERLKQLCPEYGIVLTITEESYTSKSSFLDDDFLPTFGEKPDGWKPSGERIERGLYKTKKGFLINADCNGAANIAKKVATQLGLVLVKVGRAVLSLPHRYDLFRDLKNSFRNTLRSASLEHGVTTM, encoded by the coding sequence GTGTACAAAACTTTACCAGTTAAGGCAAGGTTCACAGATATTGAAGAAGCGTTTTGGATTGACCAATGCCAACACGCTAACAGTTTGATTAATTGTGCTCTTTATCATGTTCGTCAAACTCATTATTCAAGACTTGAAGAGTCTGATAATGCATTCACAACTTATTGGCGTGGTGATGAATTGCGGCACGGTTGGAAGACATACAAATGTTTTACGACTTATCCCGAACTAGATAAAGTTCTTAAGGATAATCCACATTACAAGGCTCTGGCTGCACAAGCGGCACAGCAAACATTGAAATCTGTAGGGGAATCAATTACTTCTTACAATGGATTGGTTAATGCCTACTACAGAGGTGAGGTAGACAGACCCGCGTTACCACAATATAGGAAAAGCGGTGGACTTGCGGCAGTTACGTTCCCAAGACAAGCACTTACTTATAAAGATGGTTGTTTTTATCCATCAATTAGTAGAGAAACCAAACCGCATTTGTTAACTGAAATTGCTTTACCCTTGCCTGAATTCATTGATTCGGATTGGGTTAAAGAAGTGACAGTTCGTCCTTGTTACGGTCAGTTGTGGATTGATTGGGTTATCGATGACGGTAAACAGATTGTTGAAATTAATCCCAATCTTGATTACACCCAAGCATGGAGTTTTGACCACGGTGGAAATAACTGGCTAACAGGTGTTTCAACACTGGGACAAAGCTTAATCATTGATGGGAGAAAGTTAAGTTCAATGAATCAAGCTTATTGTCGGATTGTTGCCAAATATAAGCAGGGAAAGTCTGATTTCTACTGGGATTCAAATCTTGATAGGATTCAACGCAAACGCAATAATCAGATGCGTGATGCTATTAATAAAGCAGCAAGATTCATTATTAATCGATGTCTTGCTGATGGTATTGGAAATCTTATTATCGGTTGGAATGAAGGGCAGAAAAATGGTTCCGATATGGGCAAGCGTGGGAACCAAAATTTTGTGCCAATCCCGACTGCTAGATTGATTGAACGGCTTAAACAACTTTGTCCTGAATACGGGATTGTTTTAACAATTACTGAAGAGAGCTACACCTCCAAGAGTTCATTTTTGGATGATGATTTCCTACCTACATTTGGTGAAAAACCCGACGGATGGAAGCCATCAGGTGAAAGAATTGAACGTGGTCTTTACAAAACCAAAAAAGGTTTTTTAATCAATGCGGATTGCAACGGCGCAGCCAACATTGCAAAGAAAGTAGCCACACAGCTAGGACTTGTTCTAGTTAAGGTGGGTAGGGCAGTTTTGAGTCTGCCACATCGGTATGATTTGTTCCGCGATCTAAAGAATTCATTTCGTAATACGTTACGGAGTGCCTCTTTAGAGCACGGAGTAACAACCATGTAG
- a CDS encoding anhydro-N-acetylmuramic acid kinase: MRVIGLISGTSVDGIDAVLVDVSGTNLDIKIELVAGATYPYPTYLRERILAVCADKALSMAELAELDDAIACAFAQAAQNIQLGHSPASLIGSHGQTVYHRPPVKGGGEGERGRRGELPHPYSLLPTTYSPLGYSLQLGRGAVIAHLTGMTTISNFRAADIAAGGHGAPLVPRVDAALLSDFNEGRCIQNIGGIGNVAYVPPRHNSNWLEKLRGWDTGPGNSLLDLAVEHLSSGTKTYDENGAWAASGNPCNPLVEKWLSQDYFHLPPPKSTGRELFGASYLQNCLQDAEAYQLSPADILATLAELTAASIVRSYRSFLPQLPQRVLLCGGGSRNLYLKNRIQHLLASVPVMTTDEVGLNADFKEAIAFAVLAYWRHMGTPGNLPTATGALQEVLLGDVSQSVFRW; the protein is encoded by the coding sequence ATGCGTGTAATAGGTTTAATCAGTGGTACGTCTGTAGATGGTATAGACGCAGTATTAGTTGATGTTTCTGGAACAAATTTAGATATCAAGATTGAGTTAGTAGCTGGTGCAACTTATCCTTACCCAACATATTTAAGAGAGCGCATTTTGGCAGTTTGTGCGGATAAAGCTCTTTCCATGGCTGAGTTGGCAGAATTAGATGATGCGATCGCTTGTGCCTTTGCTCAAGCCGCACAAAACATTCAACTCGGTCATTCACCCGCTTCTCTCATTGGTTCTCACGGTCAAACCGTGTATCATAGACCACCTGTAAAAGGAGGGGGAGAGGGGGAGAGGGGGAGAAGGGGGGAACTTCCTCATCCTTACTCCCTACTCCCTACTACCTACTCCCCTCTGGGTTACAGTTTACAACTAGGACGTGGTGCAGTCATTGCTCATCTTACAGGGATGACAACTATAAGTAATTTTCGTGCAGCTGATATTGCCGCAGGTGGTCACGGAGCGCCTTTGGTTCCTCGTGTAGATGCAGCGTTGCTCAGTGATTTCAATGAAGGGCGTTGTATTCAAAATATTGGTGGTATTGGTAATGTGGCTTATGTACCGCCGCGTCATAACAGCAATTGGTTGGAGAAACTTCGCGGTTGGGATACAGGACCTGGCAATAGTCTTTTAGATTTGGCGGTGGAGCATTTATCGTCTGGGACAAAAACCTATGATGAAAATGGTGCTTGGGCTGCAAGTGGCAATCCTTGTAATCCCCTGGTAGAAAAATGGCTCAGTCAAGACTACTTTCATCTGCCGCCTCCTAAATCTACAGGTCGAGAATTGTTTGGGGCTTCCTACCTTCAAAATTGCTTGCAAGATGCTGAAGCTTATCAACTAAGCCCTGCTGATATACTAGCGACTCTGGCAGAACTTACCGCAGCTTCGATTGTTCGCAGTTACCGTTCTTTTTTGCCACAACTGCCTCAGAGAGTGCTATTGTGTGGGGGCGGGAGCCGCAATCTTTATTTAAAAAATCGGATACAGCACTTGTTAGCCTCAGTACCAGTCATGACAACAGATGAGGTGGGCTTGAATGCTGATTTTAAAGAAGCGATCGCTTTTGCAGTTTTAGCTTACTGGCGACACATGGGAACTCCTGGGAACCTACCAACAGCTACAGGCGCACTTCAAGAAGTGCTTTTGGGAGATGTTTCCCAATCGGTTTTCCGATGGTAA
- a CDS encoding universal stress protein translates to MINKNNISSQNQPSSAVLNDLSSVRRGKHKIYIGMAPGVGKTYRMLEEAYALKREGIDVVIGLLETHGRKETAQKAESLELIPRQQISRGGLVLTEMDTDAIIARAPQLALVDELAHTNVPGSVREKRYQDVEVILEAGIDIYSTMNIQHLESLNDLVARITGVVVRERVPDRILDEADEVVVIDVTPETLQERLLEGKIYAPQKIQQALDNFFQRRNLIALRELALREVADNVEENAVATTPNGPFCNIHERVLVCVSTYPNSIQLLRRGARLANYMNAPLFCLYVAEPDRFLTKQESLYVETCEKLCQEFEGEFLRINSHDVATSIAEVAHQYRVTQIVIGASQRSRWQLLFRGSLTHKLLRSLKNVDLHIISEDKSNSSKIIKYEE, encoded by the coding sequence ATGATTAATAAAAATAATATTTCCAGTCAAAATCAACCATCATCTGCTGTTCTTAATGACCTTAGCTCGGTACGGCGGGGTAAACACAAAATTTATATTGGGATGGCACCGGGGGTTGGTAAAACATACCGAATGTTGGAAGAAGCCTACGCACTAAAACGTGAAGGTATTGATGTGGTGATTGGGCTTTTAGAAACTCACGGACGAAAAGAAACCGCACAAAAAGCAGAGAGTTTGGAGCTTATACCCCGTCAACAAATTTCTCGCGGTGGTTTGGTGTTAACAGAAATGGATACTGACGCTATAATAGCTAGAGCACCTCAATTAGCTTTAGTTGATGAATTAGCACATACTAATGTCCCTGGTTCTGTTCGAGAAAAACGCTACCAAGATGTAGAGGTCATTTTAGAAGCGGGGATTGATATCTATTCTACAATGAATATTCAGCATCTTGAAAGTCTGAATGACTTAGTGGCAAGAATTACTGGTGTGGTTGTGAGAGAACGTGTTCCCGATCGCATTCTAGATGAAGCGGATGAAGTTGTCGTGATTGATGTCACTCCTGAAACTTTGCAGGAACGTTTGTTAGAGGGTAAAATCTATGCTCCACAGAAAATTCAACAAGCGCTTGATAACTTTTTCCAACGTCGTAATTTGATTGCTTTGCGAGAGTTAGCACTTCGAGAGGTTGCCGATAACGTTGAAGAAAATGCCGTAGCTACTACTCCAAATGGTCCTTTTTGCAACATTCATGAAAGAGTTTTAGTCTGCGTATCGACTTATCCTAACTCAATCCAGCTGTTACGGAGAGGAGCTAGGCTAGCTAATTATATGAATGCACCTCTGTTTTGTTTGTACGTTGCTGAACCAGATCGCTTTCTCACCAAGCAGGAAAGCTTGTATGTGGAAACCTGTGAAAAGCTATGTCAAGAATTTGAAGGGGAATTCCTTCGTATTAACAGCCATGACGTAGCCACATCGATAGCAGAAGTTGCTCATCAATACCGCGTCACTCAAATTGTAATTGGTGCAAGTCAGCGATCGCGCTGGCAACTTCTCTTTAGAGGATCTCTGACTCATAAATTGCTGCGATCGTTGAAAAATGTTGATTTACACATTATTTCTGAGGATAAAAGCAACTCCTCAAAAATTATAAAGTATGAAGAATAA